In a single window of the Mustela nigripes isolate SB6536 chromosome 17, MUSNIG.SB6536, whole genome shotgun sequence genome:
- the LOC132004985 gene encoding tigger transposable element-derived protein 1-like yields the protein MPGKRPLNAADIPHAKRERKAITLDLKLEVLRRFEVGEKLSQIAKALGLAVSTVATIRDNREKIKANSQVATPSRASRLTRHRSALMETMERLLHVWLEDQSQRNVPLSVTVIQEKAKSLFDDLQRERGGSSPAERFSASKGWFVRFKERHSLPHFTVSSTALGHKDVYAEVLRSIIEGGEYSPQQVFNVDETGLYWKRMPEGTFISVEEKAESGFKSSKDRLMLLLGGNAAGDFKLKPLLVYHLENPKALKGYSKPNLPVIWRSNKKAWATRTIFQEWFTYFFCPAIEKYCTQNHLTNKALLILDNAPCHPTNLGDLSDNVRVEYLHDRTADLVQPMGQGITSIFKAHYVRRTFEHILEATDGEDTAMIREFWRNYSIMDAVDNIAVAWEGLRRATMNSVWKKIWPECVQFQSVSQTDNIAQLQQNIVTLARNMAFEEVVEADVDRLLRSHEDDLSNEELMQLGQETSGEEESEEAAPALRQLTAGELSTAFSHFEAGLRVLASNSPGDKWKLQVSRAVSEAINCYRELYREKQQCSEQLS from the coding sequence ATGCCTGGGAAAAGGCCCCTGAATGCAGCGGACATCCCACATGCCAAAAGGGAACGGAAGGCAATTACCCTGGACCTAAAACTGGAAGTCTTACGACGATTTGAAGTAGGTGAAAAGCTCAGCCAGATCGCAAAGGCCTTAGGCCTCGCTGTTTCTACCGTGGCTACAATCCGAGATAATAGAGAGAAAATCAAAGCGAATTCACAGGTAGCTACTCCCTCGAGAGCCTCCCGGTTGACTCGCCACCGAAGTGCCCTCATGGAGACCATGGAGCGCCTGCTGCACGTGTGGCTTGAAGACCAGAGCCAGCGAAACGTGCCCCTGAGTGTCACCGTCATTCAGGAGAAGGCCAAGAGTTTGTTTGATGACCTGCAGCGTGAAAGAGGCGGAAGCTCTCCAGCAGAGAGGTTCAGTGCAAGCAAAGGGTGGTTTGTGAGATTCAAGGAGCGCCACAGTTTGCCTCACTTCACGGTGAGCAGCACAGCGCTGGGACACAAGGACGTGTATGCAGAAGTGCTGAGAAGCATCATCGAAGGAGGTGAGTACAGCCCTCAGCAAGTTTTTAATGTCGATGAGACAGGGCTTTACTGGAAGAGAATGCCTGAAGGAACGTTTATTTCTGTGGAAGAGAAAGCCGAGTCAGGCTTTAAATCTTCCAAAGACCGCTTGATGCTGCTGCTTGGTGGCAATGCAGCTGGGGACTTTAAGCTGAAGCCCTTACTGGTGTACCACTTGGAAAATCCCAAGGCTCTGAAAGGGTACTCTAAGCCCAATCTGCCTGTGATTTGGCGCTCAAACAAAAAGGCATGGGCAACCAGGACCATCTTTCAGGAATGGTTCACATACTTCTTTTGCCCTGCCATAGAAAAATACTGTACCCAAAATCATCTCACCAACAAAGCGTTGCTCATCCTAGATAATGCACCGTGCCACCCGACAAATCTGGGTGATCTGTCTGATAACGTGAGAGTCGAATATCTTCACGACAGAACCGCCGACTTAGTCCAGCCCATGGGTCAAGGCATAACCTCTATCTTCAAAGCTCATTACGTGAGAAGAACTTTTGAGCACATCCTAGAAGCAACAGACGGAGAGGACACAGCCATGATCAGGGAGTTTTGGAGAAACTACAGCATCATGGATGCTGTAGACAACATTGCAGTGGCTTGGGAGGGGCTCAGACGGGCAACAATGAACAGTGTGTGGAAGAAGATTTGGCCCGAGTGTGTTCAGTTCCAGAGTGTTTCCCAAACAGATAACATTGCACAGCTTCAACAGAACATTGTGACCCTGGCCAGGAACATGGCTTTTGAAGAGGTTGTAGAAGCCGATGTGGACCGGTTGCTGAGGTCCCACGAGGACGATCTCTCAAACGAGGAGCTGATGCAGCTGGGGCAGGAGACCTcaggagaggaggagagtgaAGAGGCCGCACCCGCCCTGCGCCAGCTAACCGCAGGAGAGCTATCCACAGCCTTCTCACATTTCGAGGCAGGCTTGCGAGTCCTTGCCAGTAACAGCCCTGGTGACAAGTGGAAACTGCAAGTCTCAAGAGCAGTCAGTGAGGCAATTAACTGCTACAGGGAACTGTACAGGGAGAAGCAGCAATGCTCAGAGCAGCTCTCTTAG